From Rutidosis leptorrhynchoides isolate AG116_Rl617_1_P2 chromosome 3, CSIRO_AGI_Rlap_v1, whole genome shotgun sequence, a single genomic window includes:
- the LOC139898899 gene encoding uncharacterized protein At4g08330, chloroplastic — MDISNSNSNTNGTYMNKSNHNTASFSFSATSQRDVIYRCGSCGYDLNLSSSARNTSTIGSKYDKSIKSGMISFFCVDESRFTQVEVFQCVPYFISKHLWGLFHRKTKLLCRKCNNHIGDAYNDAPSSYPLVTEGSDSASGSENSSFKKYDIRIRAVQPSSSMEPDIPLV; from the exons ATGGATatctctaattctaattctaatactaATGGTACCTATATGAACAAATCTAATCACAATACCGCCTCCTTCTCCTTTTCTGCTACTTCCCAGCGTGACGTCATTTACAG ATGTGGATCTTGTGGATATGACTTGAACTTGAGTTCATCTGCACGCAACACCTCAACAATTGGTTCCAAATACGATAAATCGATAAAATCAGGAATGATATCATTCTTTTGCGTAGACGAGAGTAGATTCACTCAAGTAGAGGTGTTTCAATGTGTGCCATATTTCATCTCAAAACACTTGTGGGGTTTATTCCATAGAAAAACTAAACTTTTGTGTCGAAAATGTAATAATCACATTGGAGATGCCTACAACGATGCTCCCTCGTCGTACCCTCTTGTAACAGAAGGATCAGATTCAGCCTCGGGAAGCGAAAATTCTTCGTTCAAAAAGTACGATATTAGAATCCGAGCTGTGCAACCTTCTTCATCTATGGAGCCTGATATACCACTTGTGTGA